From Camelus bactrianus isolate YW-2024 breed Bactrian camel chromosome 35, ASM4877302v1, whole genome shotgun sequence, a single genomic window includes:
- the LOC141575984 gene encoding ankyrin repeat domain-containing protein 26-like — protein MSAENLPSSHTGAENTQEKLQLSSKDNEEDMVVELGASNGRCTDSLKSVEKKILRVKFAPRFEDLSVSSVSSIPGIDDSWHPSDDDADLAPKKVWHPRFTNPIQAWQEPMINTEAKDGVLKPGASTSFEDNNSDNKNEDVVTTFPQPSTEVPGFSHPAFPAPEPLTSSAVLGVTEEEAAKPKTGGKENGTRTIKSVLKEQADHKKLISIDGAHKNDKGGAASALGLGEEEGVEPFWDSESTSKIQLPNHADHLSGAAGQGEKNTLNGQIENFNIENSVYVLFCMSGSRNFDA, from the exons ATGTCAG cTGAGAATTTACCTTCTTCACATACTGGGGCAGAAAATACCCAAGAAAAGTTGCAGTTGTCCAGCAAGGACAACGAAGAAGACATGGTTGTCGAGCTGGGAGCCAGCAATGGCAGATGCACGGATTCACTGAAGAGTGTTGAGAAGA AGATTTTAAGGGTTAAGTTTGCACCGAGGTTTGAAGATCTTTCTGTAAGCAG TGTTTCATCCATACCTGGTATTGATGATTCATGGCATCCATCAGATGATGACGCAGATCTTGCTCCCAAG aaaGTCTGGCATCCAAGGTTCACAAACCCAATTCAGGCCTGGCAAGAACCCATGATAAACA CAGAGGCAAAAGATGGTGTTTTGAAACCAGGAGCTAGCACCTCCTTTGAGGACAATAATTctgataataaaaatgaagatgtggTTACAACCTTTCCCCAACCATCAACCGAAGTTCCAGGCTTTTCTCATCCTGCCTTCCCAGCACCAGAACCTCTCACGTCTTCAGCAGTCCTTGGTGTTACAGAG GAAGAAGCAGCTAAGCcaaaaactgggggaaaagagaATGGCACTCGGACTATTAAAAGTGTTCTAAAGGAGCAAGCAGATCATAAAAAATTGATTTCTATTGATGGAGCACACAAAAATGACAAAGGTG GTGCAGCCTCAGCATTAGGATTAGGAGAAGAGGAAGGTGTGGAACCATTCTGGGATTCTGAG AGTACCTCCAAGATTCAACTACCGAACCATGCTGATCATTTATCTGGAGCTGCaggtcaaggagaaaaaaatacattaaatggacaaatagaaa ATTTCAATATTGAAAACTCAGTATACGTTCTTTTTTGCATGAGTGGATCAAGAAACTTCGATGCCTAG